A DNA window from bacterium contains the following coding sequences:
- a CDS encoding DUF2721 domain-containing protein translates to MFTQTLDATPFISSALAPAVAISACAILASNAQSKYSSLVDRIRALNAERREYQRLDPISVTESLRIKSLDRQIALIFRRSKHMRDAIFLLYAAIACIISTSFLIAAMQYFQLKNLTHAPKVTFLSGLVLVLAALVMELLEVRLTFRVLRYELGLFDQETAKEAERSFRGV, encoded by the coding sequence ATGTTTACGCAGACGCTCGATGCCACGCCCTTCATCTCTTCGGCGCTCGCGCCCGCGGTCGCCATCTCGGCGTGCGCGATCCTTGCCTCCAACGCCCAGAGCAAGTACTCGTCGCTGGTGGATCGGATCCGCGCCCTGAACGCCGAACGCCGCGAATACCAGCGCCTGGACCCGATCTCGGTCACCGAGTCGCTGCGGATCAAGAGCCTGGATCGGCAGATCGCCCTGATCTTTCGGCGCTCGAAGCACATGCGCGATGCGATCTTCCTGCTCTACGCGGCGATCGCCTGCATCATCTCCACCTCGTTCCTGATCGCGGCGATGCAGTACTTCCAGCTCAAGAACCTGACCCATGCCCCCAAGGTCACCTTCCTCAGCGGGCTGGTCCTGGTGCTGGCGGCGCTGGTGATGGAGTTGCTGGAAGTGCGCCTCACCTTCCGGGTGCTGCGCTACGAACTGGGTCTCTTCGACCAGGAGACGGCGAAAGAAGCCGAGCGCAGCTTCCGCGGCGTCTAG
- a CDS encoding glycerophosphodiester phosphodiesterase — protein sequence MACAPENTLESFREAFKQGADGVECDVHLSADGQVVVLHDHTLDRTTTGKGPVDALPYADLRGLDAGSWYAPRFAGAHVPLLCELLALVHEVGEARGVIPYVVIELKAGSRRYPGIEAAVVAEVRKAGLGHRALFISFDHFAIKTLKGLAPELAGGILYRALPIDPLAMARAAEADAVAPAVEDVEADQIRALHAAGLSVFAWTVRTPDEARRMAAAGVDAFGANAPGEILRAL from the coding sequence ATGGCCTGCGCGCCCGAGAATACCCTCGAAAGCTTCCGTGAGGCCTTCAAGCAGGGGGCCGACGGCGTGGAGTGCGACGTGCACCTGAGCGCCGACGGCCAGGTGGTCGTGCTGCACGACCACACGCTCGATCGCACGACCACGGGCAAGGGGCCGGTCGATGCCTTGCCCTATGCCGACCTGCGAGGGCTGGATGCGGGAAGCTGGTACGCGCCGCGCTTCGCAGGAGCGCACGTTCCCTTGCTCTGCGAGCTGCTGGCGCTGGTCCACGAGGTGGGGGAAGCGCGCGGGGTGATTCCCTACGTGGTGATCGAGCTGAAGGCAGGCTCGCGCCGCTACCCGGGCATCGAGGCGGCGGTCGTCGCCGAGGTGCGCAAGGCGGGGCTTGGTCACCGGGCGCTCTTCATCTCCTTCGACCACTTCGCCATCAAGACCCTCAAGGGCCTCGCGCCGGAGCTTGCCGGCGGCATCCTCTACCGCGCCCTGCCCATCGATCCGCTGGCCATGGCCCGCGCGGCCGAGGCGGACGCCGTCGCGCCGGCCGTCGAGGACGTGGAGGCGGACCAGATCCGCGCGCTTCATGCAGCGGGTCTCTCGGTCTTCGCCTGGACGGTTCGGACTCCGGACGAGGCTCGCCGCATGGCGGCTGCCGGGGTGGACGCCTTCGGCGCCAACGCGCCGGGCGAGATCCTGCGCGCCCTCTAG
- a CDS encoding carboxypeptidase regulatory-like domain-containing protein — translation MNTWVRLGFGLAVVAIGAGCGAAPAPPGHGGEPPVAPPVAPPVAPPAAEPTPVPVTSPPPIAGPRPPYPYATPAPPEVGAREVAGVILTRGQPASGIPLTVINSSTGRTYRLTTDTNGVYRVKDVPEGRYYAHFYNDSDNNKVGFWRTRSLQVTASHGAVFPAWDVYLVGMRNSPGQGQSVSFPFTARFEPYPLAINYRFRIHDRGGPSGQALFVSELVPAEGIRTFTFTGAANQGGQGQSVAALGSGRYLWGYQWDAGQAGEGGCLFQDFVSGGSRGVATGRESLGYPGDFPRLR, via the coding sequence GTGAACACCTGGGTACGCCTTGGATTCGGGCTAGCGGTCGTTGCGATTGGGGCGGGGTGCGGGGCGGCCCCCGCTCCACCCGGTCATGGCGGGGAGCCGCCGGTTGCGCCGCCCGTGGCTCCGCCGGTGGCACCGCCGGCCGCCGAGCCGACCCCGGTGCCCGTGACCTCGCCGCCGCCGATCGCGGGGCCGAGGCCGCCATATCCCTACGCCACGCCCGCCCCGCCGGAGGTAGGGGCCCGCGAGGTGGCAGGCGTCATCTTGACCCGGGGCCAGCCCGCGAGCGGCATTCCCCTGACGGTGATCAACAGCAGCACGGGCCGGACCTATCGGCTGACGACCGATACGAACGGGGTCTACCGGGTCAAGGACGTGCCCGAGGGCCGCTACTACGCCCACTTCTACAACGACAGCGACAACAACAAGGTCGGCTTCTGGCGCACCCGGAGCCTCCAGGTGACGGCCTCGCACGGGGCGGTCTTCCCCGCCTGGGACGTCTACCTGGTCGGGATGCGCAACTCGCCGGGGCAGGGGCAATCGGTGAGCTTCCCCTTCACGGCACGGTTTGAACCCTACCCGTTGGCCATCAATTATCGCTTCCGTATCCACGATCGGGGCGGGCCGAGCGGGCAGGCGCTCTTCGTCTCCGAGCTGGTCCCGGCCGAGGGCATTCGGACCTTCACCTTCACCGGGGCGGCCAACCAGGGAGGGCAGGGCCAGAGCGTGGCCGCGCTCGGCTCGGGCCGCTACCTCTGGGGCTACCAGTGGGACGCCGGACAGGCGGGCGAGGGGGGCTGCCTCTTC